The following are encoded together in the Candidatus Thermoplasmatota archaeon genome:
- a CDS encoding cyclodeaminase/cyclohydrolase family protein: MMADERINEFIQNLASGAPTPGGGSAAALGGAIASALSEMVCNLTIGKEKYAAVEKQIGEEKEKLISCRKRLLEIVDEDAKAFDEVMKAFKMPKDEDARKDAIQEAYKLAASVPMETAERCMEILEHAEVIAKMGNKNSITDAGTSALLAHASLKSALFNVKINLSGIKNEAFRKEMEKKTKFLEKNADKKLESVNKIVEEQI, encoded by the coding sequence ATGATGGCAGATGAACGCATAAACGAATTCATTCAAAATCTTGCAAGCGGGGCACCCACACCAGGGGGAGGGAGCGCCGCCGCCCTTGGAGGGGCGATAGCCTCCGCCCTATCGGAGATGGTGTGCAACCTGACCATCGGCAAAGAAAAATATGCTGCAGTGGAGAAGCAGATTGGAGAGGAGAAAGAAAAATTAATTTCCTGCAGGAAAAGGCTGCTCGAGATTGTGGACGAGGATGCAAAGGCGTTCGATGAGGTCATGAAAGCGTTTAAAATGCCAAAGGATGAGGATGCCAGAAAAGATGCCATTCAGGAAGCTTATAAACTTGCCGCTTCCGTTCCGATGGAAACTGCAGAACGATGCATGGAAATCCTTGAACACGCAGAGGTTATTGCAAAAATGGGAAATAAAAATTCCATAACGGATGCGGGAACTTCTGCACTGCTTGCCCATGCATCACTGAAATCTGCACTATTCAATGTGAAAATAAATCTCTCCGGGATAAAAAATGAGGCATTCCGTAAAGAAATGGAAAAGAAGACAAAATTCCTTGAAAAAAATGCAGACAAAAAACTGGAGAGCGTAAACAAAATTGTGGAAGAGCAAATATGA
- the ftcD gene encoding glutamate formimidoyltransferase: MKIVECVPNFSEGKRKDVIDAIINEIKKFDVKILDYSPDADHNRTDVTFIGGAEEVKKAALAMSMKAVELIDMNRHRGEHPRMGAMDVVPFIPLMDSTMEGCIELARQFAMEFSEKTGVPCYLYEEAATRPDRKNLAKIRKGEFEGLKEEIGKNPDKKPDFGPNHIHPTAGATAVGARFFLIAFNVNLATDDILIAKKIAKAVRHSSGGYRYVKAMGFEIKERGIVQVSMNMVNYRGTPLFRVFETVKREAERYGINVIGSEIVGLIPMEALTDVAEFYLQLEKFDEGQMLEKRLLEQIK; this comes from the coding sequence ATGAAGATAGTTGAATGTGTTCCGAACTTCAGCGAGGGAAAGAGAAAGGACGTCATAGACGCAATAATAAATGAAATAAAAAAATTTGACGTTAAAATATTGGATTATTCACCGGATGCCGACCACAACAGGACAGATGTGACTTTTATTGGAGGGGCTGAGGAAGTAAAAAAAGCGGCGCTTGCAATGTCGATGAAAGCCGTTGAACTCATAGACATGAACAGACATAGAGGTGAGCATCCGAGAATGGGAGCAATGGATGTCGTCCCTTTTATTCCTCTGATGGATTCCACAATGGAGGGGTGCATAGAACTGGCAAGGCAATTTGCAATGGAGTTTTCAGAAAAAACGGGTGTGCCCTGTTATCTTTATGAGGAGGCAGCAACACGCCCCGATAGGAAAAATCTTGCTAAAATAAGGAAAGGAGAGTTCGAAGGTCTGAAAGAGGAGATAGGAAAAAATCCTGACAAAAAGCCAGATTTTGGCCCGAATCATATTCATCCTACCGCCGGTGCTACTGCAGTTGGCGCCCGCTTCTTTCTAATAGCGTTTAATGTCAATCTTGCGACAGACGATATTTTGATTGCAAAGAAAATCGCAAAGGCGGTCCGTCATTCATCTGGAGGTTACAGGTATGTGAAGGCCATGGGATTTGAAATAAAGGAAAGGGGTATTGTCCAGGTTTCCATGAATATGGTGAATTACAGGGGAACACCGCTATTCAGGGTCTTCGAGACAGTAAAAAGAGAGGCGGAAAGATATGGAATCAACGTTATAGGAAGCGAGATAGTGGGGCTCATACCCATGGAGGCGCTAACGGATGTGGCAGAATTTTATCTTCAGTTAGAAAAATTTGATGAAGGGCAAATGCTGGAGAAACGTTTGCTGGAGCAGATAAAATGA